One Aminivibrio pyruvatiphilus genomic region harbors:
- a CDS encoding GNAT family N-acetyltransferase has protein sequence MEHFNEKQAAAEAAQTFEASLRLWRTLSSCRAKESQGVFLLSTGTAIPDQNYALRTKKGNGAAMAAEALSFFASENMPFTWWISPGTEALSESGEVARAGLPLRCSPPAMLLRLREGRNAAPPFSGGDISVCRTSGEAAEWAASSLEGFGSEPHHLEAFAAFAASMTEEPVRDRFRLLTLSFRGRPAATALLTLPGKTAGLFYFSVLPEFRRLGLGNRLLDRTLKEAREAGCSAVALQASPMGFPLYRKYGFRECGRFLVHSPHPDAC, from the coding sequence ATGGAGCATTTCAATGAAAAGCAGGCCGCCGCCGAAGCCGCCCAGACATTTGAGGCATCGCTGAGGCTCTGGAGAACCCTTTCTTCGTGCCGGGCCAAGGAGAGCCAAGGCGTGTTCCTCCTCTCCACAGGAACGGCCATCCCGGACCAGAACTACGCCCTGAGAACAAAAAAGGGAAACGGGGCAGCCATGGCCGCCGAGGCATTGTCCTTCTTCGCCTCGGAAAACATGCCCTTCACCTGGTGGATATCCCCCGGAACGGAAGCTCTCTCCGAAAGCGGCGAAGTTGCCCGGGCAGGGCTTCCCCTCCGGTGTTCGCCCCCGGCCATGCTTCTTCGACTCAGGGAAGGGCGGAACGCCGCGCCTCCGTTTTCCGGCGGGGACATTTCGGTCTGCCGCACCTCAGGAGAGGCCGCGGAGTGGGCCGCTTCCTCCCTTGAAGGGTTCGGATCGGAACCGCATCACCTGGAAGCCTTCGCCGCCTTTGCGGCGTCCATGACGGAAGAGCCCGTCCGGGACAGATTCCGGCTGCTGACCCTTTCCTTCCGGGGCAGGCCGGCTGCGACGGCCCTGCTGACCCTGCCGGGGAAGACCGCGGGACTCTTCTATTTTTCCGTGCTGCCGGAATTCCGCCGCCTGGGCCTGGGAAACCGGCTTCTTGACAGAACACTGAAGGAGGCCCGGGAGGCCGGCTGTTCCGCCGTGGCCCTCCAGGCCTCCCCCATGGGGTTCCCTCTCTACAGAAAATACGGTTTCCGGGAGTGCGGGCGGTTCCTGGTCCACTCGCCTCACCCTGACGCCTGCTAG
- a CDS encoding ClC family H(+)/Cl(-) exchange transporter: MVRYKLLTGESRFRIHLIAQGLAVGAVAGFAAVCYRLLLGMAEDFSLAALTGGLPLPFPVTVLLWCGVAVAIGRLMEWEPMARGSGIPQVEGELLGQVSMSWWKVLAAKFLGGGLAIALGLSLGREGPSVQIGAAAGKGMAVLQKRGKVEERLFLSSGASAGLSAAFNAPLAGVIFALEEVHKSFSPLVLLSAMMASLAADFVSKHFFGLGPVFSFGVPSVLPLNLYGHLLLLGLLCGAGGALFSRVILDVQTLYGRLPFPARYRVVIPALAALCIGPFLPDILGGGHALVEHLGMGGKTLSLIFLLFAGKLLFTALCFGSGAAGGIFLPMLAVGASLGALYGTAAALFTGMDQAFVVNFLIVGMAGFFAAVVRAPITGIILITEMTGSFTHLLSVSAVVILAHVTADLLRARPIYDSLLLRMLRKSDGAVSAGKILLEGTVCPGSPLDGRMVREASLPEGCLLVSIHRSGEEILPNGDTLLSAGDRIIALADGSRARRIREKLLDLSGVCVPEKHLWE, translated from the coding sequence ATGGTTCGCTACAAACTGCTCACCGGAGAGAGCCGGTTCCGGATCCACCTGATCGCCCAGGGGCTTGCCGTGGGTGCCGTCGCCGGGTTTGCCGCCGTCTGCTACCGCCTTCTTCTCGGCATGGCGGAGGACTTCTCCCTCGCAGCTCTCACCGGCGGGCTGCCCCTTCCCTTTCCCGTCACGGTGCTTCTCTGGTGCGGGGTCGCAGTGGCCATCGGCCGTCTTATGGAGTGGGAGCCCATGGCGAGGGGAAGCGGCATTCCCCAGGTGGAGGGGGAGCTTCTCGGTCAGGTGTCCATGTCCTGGTGGAAGGTGCTGGCGGCGAAATTTCTCGGAGGGGGACTTGCCATCGCCCTCGGCCTTTCCCTCGGCAGGGAGGGGCCTTCGGTCCAGATCGGCGCGGCCGCCGGCAAGGGGATGGCGGTACTGCAGAAGCGGGGAAAGGTGGAGGAGCGGCTTTTCCTTTCAAGCGGGGCCTCGGCGGGGCTTTCCGCCGCCTTCAACGCCCCTCTCGCCGGGGTGATCTTCGCCCTGGAGGAAGTCCACAAGAGTTTTTCTCCCCTGGTGCTTCTTTCGGCCATGATGGCCTCCCTGGCGGCGGATTTCGTGTCGAAGCACTTTTTCGGCCTCGGGCCGGTTTTTTCTTTCGGCGTTCCCTCGGTCCTTCCCCTGAACCTCTACGGCCACCTGCTCCTCCTAGGGCTGCTCTGCGGCGCCGGCGGCGCCCTCTTCTCCAGGGTGATCCTCGACGTCCAGACCCTCTACGGCAGGCTCCCCTTCCCCGCACGGTACAGGGTGGTCATTCCCGCCCTGGCGGCCCTCTGCATCGGGCCCTTTCTTCCCGACATCCTGGGAGGCGGCCATGCCCTGGTGGAGCATCTCGGCATGGGAGGGAAGACCCTGTCCCTCATCTTTCTCCTCTTCGCGGGCAAGCTGCTCTTCACGGCCCTCTGCTTCGGTTCCGGGGCGGCCGGGGGGATCTTCCTGCCCATGCTCGCCGTGGGGGCCTCCCTGGGAGCCCTGTACGGAACGGCTGCGGCCCTGTTCACGGGAATGGACCAGGCCTTCGTGGTGAACTTCCTCATCGTGGGGATGGCGGGGTTCTTCGCGGCGGTGGTCAGGGCTCCCATCACGGGGATCATTCTCATCACCGAGATGACCGGGTCCTTCACCCACCTGCTGTCCGTCTCCGCCGTGGTCATCCTTGCCCATGTGACGGCGGACCTGCTACGGGCACGGCCCATATACGACTCTCTCCTCCTCAGGATGCTCCGGAAAAGCGACGGGGCAGTCAGTGCCGGGAAGATACTTCTCGAGGGAACGGTCTGCCCGGGGTCGCCTCTCGACGGCAGAATGGTGAGGGAGGCGTCCCTGCCCGAGGGTTGCCTGCTTGTGAGCATCCACCGGTCCGGGGAGGAGATTCTCCCCAACGGGGACACGCTGCTCTCCGCAGGGGACAGGATAATAGCCCTGGCCGACGGGAGCCGGGCCAGGCGCATCAGGGAAAAACTGCTGGACCTCTCGGGAGTGTGCGTTCCGGAAAAGCACCTCTGGGAGTGA
- a CDS encoding aspartate aminotransferase family protein has translation MMPMLSPVYSPWNLSVERAEGMKVYTDRGVFLDAFSGIGVLPLGHSHPDVVRAVAEKAARFTHLSNYFLDPDAVTVAEQLVAMTGRPGEVYFSNSGAEANEAALKAVKKHRKGVIVSFEGNFHGRTLGALSVTWGPSMRKPFEPLVPGCVFLPLRGGMLLDFAEEYDVAAVFLECVQGNSGVIPVPGELAEAVKILQRDKGVLVAADEIQAGLGRTGKNFSYEHWGLAPDIVTIGKGIGGGLPLGAAVFCGWSPFSPGDHGSTFAPNPVSLAAGKAVLSHLTPAFLGEVARKGERFGKRLSELPWAGEVRGKGLMIGVVTDDAAGVKQRAFEKGVLLNAAGGALRFLPSLAATDEELDELVDRLNF, from the coding sequence ATGATGCCGATGCTGTCTCCCGTCTATTCTCCCTGGAACCTTTCAGTGGAGCGGGCCGAGGGAATGAAGGTCTATACGGACAGGGGCGTCTTCCTGGACGCTTTTTCCGGCATCGGCGTCCTCCCCCTGGGGCACAGCCATCCCGACGTGGTCCGGGCGGTGGCTGAAAAGGCTGCCCGGTTTACCCATCTCTCCAACTACTTTCTCGATCCCGACGCAGTCACCGTGGCGGAACAGCTCGTCGCCATGACGGGGCGCCCCGGGGAGGTCTACTTCTCCAACTCCGGCGCCGAAGCGAACGAGGCCGCCCTCAAGGCGGTGAAGAAGCACAGGAAGGGGGTCATAGTCTCCTTCGAGGGGAACTTCCACGGAAGAACCCTCGGCGCCCTCTCCGTCACCTGGGGCCCCTCCATGAGAAAACCCTTCGAACCCCTCGTTCCCGGGTGCGTTTTCCTTCCCCTGCGGGGAGGCATGCTCCTCGACTTCGCCGAAGAATACGATGTGGCGGCCGTTTTCCTGGAGTGCGTCCAGGGAAACAGCGGCGTGATCCCTGTCCCCGGCGAGCTGGCCGAGGCGGTGAAGATATTGCAGCGGGACAAGGGGGTCCTTGTCGCCGCCGACGAGATTCAGGCCGGGCTCGGCCGGACGGGAAAAAACTTCTCCTATGAACACTGGGGACTGGCCCCGGACATCGTCACCATCGGCAAGGGCATCGGCGGAGGGCTGCCCCTCGGCGCGGCGGTCTTCTGCGGATGGTCTCCCTTCAGCCCCGGAGACCACGGGTCCACCTTCGCCCCCAATCCCGTTTCCCTGGCGGCGGGGAAGGCGGTGCTCTCCCATCTCACCCCGGCCTTTCTCGGGGAGGTTGCCCGCAAGGGGGAAAGGTTCGGCAAGCGCCTTTCGGAACTTCCCTGGGCCGGGGAGGTGCGGGGAAAAGGCCTCATGATCGGCGTCGTCACGGATGATGCCGCCGGAGTGAAGCAGCGGGCCTTCGAAAAAGGAGTGCTCCTCAACGCGGCGGGAGGGGCACTCCGGTTCCTGCCCTCCCTCGCCGCCACAGACGAGGAACTGGACGAACTGGTTGACAGGCTGAACTTCTAG
- a CDS encoding pyridoxamine 5'-phosphate oxidase family protein translates to MGHPVRRKDREITDRAEIYEILDRSFTGHLALCSGGEPYVVPLCFGVMNGAVYFHCAREGRKLDIIAQNPRGCFQAQCGEDLVPSAERPCGWGMFYKSVMMSGPVTVVEDEPEKGAALLAIMKKYAGEDFSHEFSPVECASVTVLRLDPEELSGKARRPA, encoded by the coding sequence ATGGGCCATCCGGTACGCAGAAAAGACAGGGAAATCACCGACAGGGCAGAAATATACGAAATTCTGGACAGGTCCTTCACAGGACATCTCGCCCTCTGCAGCGGCGGTGAACCCTACGTGGTGCCCCTCTGTTTCGGTGTGATGAACGGCGCCGTCTATTTCCACTGCGCCCGGGAGGGACGGAAGCTCGACATCATCGCGCAGAACCCGAGGGGGTGCTTCCAGGCCCAGTGCGGCGAGGATCTCGTTCCGTCTGCGGAGCGGCCCTGCGGGTGGGGGATGTTCTACAAAAGCGTCATGATGTCGGGACCGGTAACGGTAGTGGAGGACGAGCCGGAGAAGGGCGCCGCCCTTCTGGCGATCATGAAAAAATACGCGGGGGAGGACTTTTCCCATGAATTCTCGCCCGTGGAATGCGCTTCCGTGACGGTGCTCCGCCTCGACCCGGAGGAGCTTTCGGGCAAGGCCAGGCGCCCCGCTTAG
- a CDS encoding aldo/keto reductase, producing the protein MLYRSMPRTGDELSILGFGCMRLPLDGEGKIDENRATALVRTAIDRGVNYIDTAYPYHGGESEPFVGRALGDGYREKVFLATKLPSWMVETPSDMDRFLDEQLARLQTDVIDYFLLHSLNAERWEIMRKNGFGAFLDRALADGRIRRAGFSFHDQLPLFREIVDAYPWHFCQIQYNYLDTNYQAGTAGLKYAAERNMGVVIMEPLRGGNLARNIPDVMKKIWSGSPKPFSPAGWALRWLWDQPEVSVVLSGMTTEEDLEDNLASADDACTGCLTARERDMIARVKEEYRTRMKVLCTSCQYCMPCPAGVNIPECFNRYNMAFMFDNLEQARMTYPVFLKPGARASACVKCGACEEKCPQNLRIRTLLDSVAELLEPKE; encoded by the coding sequence ATGCTGTACCGTTCCATGCCCCGCACAGGGGATGAACTGTCCATTCTGGGTTTCGGCTGCATGCGCCTTCCCCTCGACGGAGAGGGGAAAATCGACGAGAATCGGGCAACAGCCCTGGTTCGTACCGCCATCGACCGGGGAGTGAACTATATCGACACCGCCTACCCCTACCACGGTGGCGAGAGCGAACCCTTCGTGGGCAGGGCCCTCGGGGACGGCTACCGGGAGAAAGTATTCCTCGCCACCAAGCTGCCTTCGTGGATGGTGGAGACCCCCTCCGACATGGACCGCTTTCTGGACGAGCAGCTCGCCCGCCTGCAGACGGACGTGATCGACTATTTCCTGCTCCATTCCCTGAACGCCGAACGGTGGGAGATCATGAGGAAGAACGGCTTCGGCGCCTTCCTCGACAGGGCCCTGGCGGACGGGAGGATCCGGCGGGCCGGGTTTTCCTTCCACGACCAGCTTCCCCTCTTCCGGGAGATCGTGGACGCCTACCCGTGGCATTTCTGCCAGATCCAGTACAACTACCTGGACACGAACTACCAGGCGGGCACAGCAGGGCTGAAGTACGCCGCGGAGCGGAATATGGGCGTGGTGATCATGGAGCCCCTCCGGGGAGGAAATCTGGCCAGGAACATTCCGGACGTGATGAAGAAGATCTGGAGCGGGTCGCCGAAGCCCTTTTCCCCCGCGGGATGGGCGCTCCGCTGGCTCTGGGACCAGCCGGAAGTCTCCGTGGTCCTGAGCGGCATGACCACGGAGGAGGATCTGGAAGACAACCTCGCCTCCGCCGATGACGCCTGCACAGGCTGCCTGACCGCAAGGGAGCGGGACATGATCGCCCGGGTGAAGGAGGAGTACCGGACGAGGATGAAAGTCCTCTGCACGAGCTGCCAGTACTGCATGCCCTGTCCGGCGGGGGTGAACATTCCAGAGTGCTTCAACCGGTACAACATGGCCTTCATGTTCGATAACCTCGAACAGGCCCGGATGACTTACCCCGTCTTCCTGAAGCCGGGGGCAAGGGCGAGCGCCTGCGTGAAGTGCGGAGCCTGCGAGGAGAAGTGTCCCCAGAACCTCCGGATCCGCACCCTTCTGGATTCCGTGGCGGAGCTTCTGGAGCCGAAGGAATAG
- a CDS encoding polysaccharide deacetylase family protein, giving the protein MIRLPTASALVFLSILHFFSFAGEGTTLPPEELTEKYRNTAPVQWGEHVSGTAARIASEGKEVALTFDACGGKKGSAVDRELLDFLKRERIPATLFLSGRWLAKNRETARELAADPLFEIGNHGAEHRPLSVTGRSAYGIPGTESVSGAAREIEANARLLEEITGKRPRYFRSGTNHYDEVAVKVAAELGHVSVSHSHNGDGGASYSKKKIVDGLLSLRGGEIVLFHMNRPEGRTAEGLKEAVPLLRKKGFRFVKLGEWPLVIEGRSPEP; this is encoded by the coding sequence ATGATCCGATTGCCGACCGCCTCTGCCCTTGTGTTTCTGTCAATTCTACACTTTTTTAGCTTTGCAGGCGAGGGAACAACCCTTCCGCCGGAGGAATTAACTGAAAAGTACCGGAACACCGCCCCGGTCCAGTGGGGTGAGCATGTTTCCGGCACGGCCGCGAGAATCGCCTCCGAAGGGAAAGAGGTGGCCCTTACCTTCGATGCCTGCGGGGGGAAAAAAGGCTCGGCGGTGGACCGGGAGCTCCTGGATTTTCTGAAGCGGGAGCGCATTCCGGCCACCCTGTTCCTGAGCGGGCGGTGGCTTGCAAAGAACAGGGAGACCGCCCGGGAGCTGGCGGCGGACCCCCTCTTCGAAATCGGCAACCACGGCGCGGAGCACCGTCCCCTCTCCGTCACGGGACGGTCCGCCTACGGTATCCCCGGGACCGAATCCGTGTCCGGGGCGGCCCGGGAAATAGAGGCGAACGCCCGGCTCCTGGAGGAGATCACAGGAAAACGTCCCCGGTATTTCCGCTCCGGCACGAACCATTACGACGAGGTGGCCGTAAAGGTGGCGGCGGAGCTTGGTCACGTTTCGGTGAGCCATTCCCATAACGGCGACGGCGGGGCGTCCTATTCGAAAAAAAAGATCGTTGACGGCCTGCTTTCCCTTCGGGGAGGGGAGATCGTGCTCTTCCACATGAACCGGCCTGAAGGCCGGACTGCGGAGGGGCTGAAGGAAGCCGTGCCTCTTCTCCGGAAGAAGGGGTTCCGCTTCGTGAAGCTCGGGGAATGGCCCCTTGTCATCGAGGGGAGATCCCCCGAACCGTAA
- the dapD gene encoding 2,3,4,5-tetrahydropyridine-2,6-dicarboxylate N-acetyltransferase, whose translation MRTEDIIRLIKESKKKTPCIAYVSGDLDEMDAGGVAFVGGKDFGILAGDRAEVEKILSENAPKIRSVHVETRARNSAVPLADLTKYEARIEPGAVIRDMVEIGKAAVVMMGAVINIGAVIGERTMIDMNAVVGGRAQIGADCHIGAGAVVAGVIEPPSATPVVIEDKVLVGANAVILEGVRVGTGAVVAAGAMVTKDVPPRTVVAGSPARVVKDVDEKTESKTEIVQDLRNLK comes from the coding sequence ATGCGGACGGAAGATATCATAAGGCTCATCAAGGAATCGAAGAAGAAAACGCCCTGCATCGCCTACGTCTCCGGGGACCTCGATGAAATGGACGCCGGCGGCGTTGCCTTTGTCGGCGGGAAGGATTTCGGCATTCTGGCGGGAGACCGGGCGGAGGTCGAGAAAATCCTGTCGGAGAACGCCCCGAAAATCAGGTCGGTCCACGTGGAGACCAGGGCGCGGAATTCCGCTGTTCCCCTGGCGGACCTGACGAAATACGAAGCCCGGATCGAGCCCGGCGCGGTGATCCGGGACATGGTGGAGATCGGCAAGGCCGCCGTGGTGATGATGGGTGCCGTGATCAACATCGGCGCCGTCATCGGAGAGCGGACCATGATCGACATGAACGCAGTGGTGGGCGGAAGAGCCCAGATCGGGGCGGACTGCCACATCGGCGCCGGGGCGGTGGTGGCGGGAGTCATCGAACCGCCGAGCGCCACCCCCGTGGTGATCGAGGACAAGGTCCTCGTGGGGGCGAACGCCGTCATCCTCGAGGGCGTCAGGGTCGGCACCGGGGCAGTGGTGGCGGCGGGGGCCATGGTGACGAAGGATGTTCCCCCAAGGACCGTGGTGGCGGGTTCCCCCGCCAGGGTGGTCAAGGACGTGGACGAAAAGACGGAATCCAAGACGGAGATCGTGCAGGATCTCCGCAACCTGAAGTAG
- a CDS encoding aspartate kinase: MIVQKYGGSSVATAEKIRGVAERIKQRVDRGEKLVVVVSAMGKTTNSLIALAEQVSQEPSPRELDMLLATGEQVTSALLAMALCDMGIPALSYNAFQLGLTTTGSFNNARIMDLNLSRLRMQLERRSVLVVTGFQGVTPEGDVTTLGRGGSDTSAVAIAAKCGCPCEIYSDVPGVFTCDPNRVPGARKLDYITYDEMLELSSLGAKVLHSRAVEIAKKYSVDLYCGSTFSDERGTCVVNSLPEWLEQPVVSGVTTDSNQTRLTISRLPRSMEALSALFTGLAEQGVNVDMISTVNENGHSHLTFTVVDATEKAVLRTVRDVLAPWEGWSVSEDRNVVKVSAVGVGMKSAPGVAARFISALSRKGIAMLGTTTSEIKISALVATEDGNAALRALVEEFGLGE, translated from the coding sequence GTGATCGTACAGAAGTATGGCGGGTCGTCGGTGGCCACGGCGGAGAAGATCCGGGGCGTGGCCGAGAGAATCAAGCAGAGGGTGGACCGGGGAGAAAAGCTTGTGGTGGTGGTCTCCGCCATGGGGAAGACCACGAACTCCCTTATCGCCCTGGCGGAGCAGGTTTCGCAGGAGCCGTCCCCCAGGGAGCTGGATATGCTCCTGGCCACGGGGGAGCAGGTGACTTCCGCCCTCCTCGCCATGGCACTGTGCGACATGGGTATACCGGCCCTCTCCTACAACGCCTTCCAGCTCGGGCTGACCACCACGGGCAGCTTCAACAACGCCCGGATCATGGACCTGAACCTGTCCAGGCTGAGGATGCAGCTCGAGCGGAGGAGCGTCCTCGTGGTGACCGGGTTCCAGGGTGTCACACCCGAAGGCGATGTCACCACCCTGGGCAGGGGCGGCTCGGACACGTCGGCGGTGGCCATCGCCGCCAAGTGCGGCTGCCCCTGCGAGATCTACAGCGACGTGCCGGGGGTGTTCACCTGCGACCCGAACAGGGTCCCCGGAGCCCGGAAGCTCGATTACATCACCTACGACGAAATGCTGGAACTGTCGTCCCTGGGGGCGAAGGTACTCCATTCCAGGGCCGTGGAAATCGCAAAAAAATACTCGGTGGACCTGTACTGCGGCTCCACCTTCTCCGATGAAAGGGGGACCTGCGTAGTGAATTCCCTTCCCGAGTGGCTCGAGCAGCCCGTCGTTTCGGGCGTGACCACCGACAGCAACCAGACGAGGCTCACCATATCCCGCCTTCCCCGGTCCATGGAGGCCCTGAGCGCGCTCTTCACCGGGCTGGCTGAGCAGGGAGTGAACGTGGACATGATCTCCACGGTGAACGAGAACGGCCATTCCCATCTCACCTTCACCGTGGTGGACGCCACGGAAAAGGCGGTGCTCAGGACGGTGAGGGACGTTCTTGCTCCCTGGGAAGGATGGTCCGTGTCCGAAGACCGCAACGTGGTAAAGGTCTCCGCCGTGGGAGTGGGGATGAAGTCAGCCCCCGGAGTGGCCGCGCGGTTCATCTCCGCCCTGAGCCGGAAGGGGATCGCCATGCTGGGGACCACCACGTCGGAAATCAAAATTTCCGCCCTCGTGGCCACGGAGGACGGCAACGCAGCCCTCCGCGCCCTGGTGGAAGAGTTCGGTCTGGGGGAATGA